In Spirosoma aureum, a single genomic region encodes these proteins:
- the rbfA gene encoding 30S ribosome-binding factor RbfA, with protein MESKRQQKVARQLQKDLSEIFQREVPHLFNGAFITVTSVRVSPDLSVARVYLSFLATKNKEMLLESIQEKGKVLRQHLGDRVRHQLRIVPELHFFLDDTAEYADKMDKLFAGLEIPPAPEEDEDDAE; from the coding sequence ATGGAATCGAAACGACAACAAAAAGTAGCCCGGCAGTTGCAGAAAGATTTAAGTGAAATTTTTCAGCGCGAAGTGCCACATTTATTCAACGGGGCTTTTATTACGGTCACCAGCGTGCGTGTGTCGCCCGATCTGAGCGTAGCCCGTGTGTACCTGAGCTTTCTGGCTACCAAGAATAAAGAAATGCTTCTGGAAAGTATTCAGGAGAAAGGAAAAGTACTCCGGCAGCATCTCGGCGACCGGGTTCGGCACCAACTCCGTATCGTTCCTGAGCTCCATTTCTTTCTGGATGACACGGCCGAATATGCCGACAAAATGGACAAGCTCTTCGCAGGTCTCGAAATTCCTCCCGCACCTGAGGAGGATGAAGACGATGCCGAATAA
- a CDS encoding queuosine precursor transporter — protein sequence MPSLSFTNKRTNLYIFLSAIFLTNALVAEIIGVKIFSVETMLGTKPAQIHLFGDFILDFNLTAGAVIWPFVFITSDIINEYFGKSGVRRISFLTAGFVGYSFLIIYAVTNLPPAQFWLDVNAKDAAGNSINIDNAFQMIFRQGLGIIIGSLTAFLVGQILDVYVFHSLRRITGSQKIWLRATGSTLVSQLVDSFVVLGIAFYVFGNWSLTQVLAVGIINYIYKATSAIVLTPLLYVAHYFIDRYLGKEHAEELANESAMSSFM from the coding sequence ATGCCTTCCCTCTCCTTTACAAATAAACGTACCAACCTGTATATCTTTCTAAGTGCCATTTTCCTGACAAACGCGCTCGTTGCCGAAATAATCGGTGTCAAAATTTTCTCGGTTGAAACGATGCTTGGCACTAAACCAGCGCAGATTCATTTATTCGGGGATTTTATTCTGGATTTCAATCTTACAGCTGGTGCAGTTATCTGGCCATTTGTTTTTATTACGTCTGATATTATCAATGAATATTTTGGCAAATCAGGTGTCCGACGAATTTCCTTTCTAACGGCTGGTTTCGTAGGTTATAGTTTCCTGATTATTTATGCCGTCACAAACCTGCCTCCGGCGCAGTTCTGGCTCGATGTAAATGCCAAAGATGCAGCGGGTAATTCCATCAATATCGATAATGCGTTCCAGATGATCTTCCGCCAGGGGCTGGGTATTATCATCGGTTCACTGACTGCTTTTCTGGTAGGCCAGATTCTGGATGTCTATGTATTCCACTCCTTACGCAGGATCACGGGTAGCCAAAAAATCTGGCTCCGGGCGACTGGTTCAACCCTTGTTTCGCAATTAGTGGATTCGTTTGTAGTCTTGGGAATCGCTTTCTACGTCTTCGGTAACTGGTCTTTAACGCAGGTGTTGGCAGTGGGGATTATTAATTACATCTACAAAGCGACATCAGCTATCGTACTGACCCCATTACTGTATGTAGCTCACTATTTTATTGATCGTTACCTCGGGAAAGAACACGCCGAAGAACTGGCAAACGAGTCAGCGATGAGTTCATTTATGTGA
- a CDS encoding ABC transporter permease: MNLPTWIARRYFFSRKKRSFISWLSILSMLGVGVGTMALVVVLSVFNGMDELNRQIFKTFEADMTVLPKQGKRFMASPELLTRLQQTAGVNLLTAVVQDNALARYANGETVVRLKGVDDSYLQRKQLDSALLEGKLRLRDRGVNYAIVADGVRNDLSISAVDILTPLEILYPQSDQSFSVLNPNAFNRESLTVSGVFFIESKYDNFVLVPSIVARSLFGYSTNEATSLEIQLKPGTDENAAKQALQDVVGDKLIVQSRDDLNVDLYRTIRIEKLLVAITLAFIILVASINIFFTLSMLVIEKKEDIRILYALGATTGLVRRIFLTEGAIIALTGAFTGLAIGVFICLAQEQYGFIGMGTVSSIIDAYPVRLDSSDIIMTAVLVIVVTFLTSWFPAQRAANVK, translated from the coding sequence ATGAACCTCCCGACCTGGATTGCCCGACGGTATTTTTTCTCTCGAAAGAAACGCAGTTTTATTAGCTGGCTATCGATTCTGTCTATGCTCGGCGTAGGCGTTGGAACCATGGCTTTGGTGGTTGTCTTGTCAGTCTTCAACGGGATGGATGAACTGAACAGGCAGATTTTTAAAACGTTTGAGGCCGATATGACCGTTTTGCCTAAGCAGGGTAAACGGTTCATGGCATCACCCGAACTGCTCACGCGCCTGCAACAGACCGCTGGTGTAAACCTGTTAACCGCCGTAGTGCAGGATAATGCACTGGCTCGCTATGCAAATGGCGAAACAGTTGTGCGGCTTAAAGGCGTTGATGATAGTTACCTACAACGAAAGCAACTCGACTCGGCCCTGCTCGAAGGTAAATTGCGGCTACGCGATCGGGGCGTAAACTATGCCATTGTTGCCGATGGAGTCCGGAATGACCTGAGCATATCGGCAGTCGATATTCTAACACCACTGGAGATTTTATATCCGCAAAGTGATCAATCGTTCAGTGTACTTAACCCCAATGCGTTCAATCGGGAATCGTTGACAGTTTCAGGCGTGTTTTTTATCGAGTCTAAGTACGATAATTTCGTGCTTGTTCCGTCAATTGTAGCCCGGTCATTATTTGGTTACAGTACCAATGAAGCCACCAGCCTTGAAATTCAACTGAAGCCTGGTACGGATGAGAATGCAGCAAAACAGGCGTTGCAGGATGTTGTGGGGGATAAACTGATCGTCCAGAGCCGGGATGACCTGAATGTTGATCTCTACCGAACTATTCGCATCGAAAAATTGCTGGTCGCTATCACCCTGGCATTTATCATTCTGGTCGCGTCGATCAACATATTCTTTACGTTGTCTATGCTGGTCATCGAAAAGAAAGAAGACATCCGGATTTTGTATGCACTTGGCGCAACAACGGGTTTGGTTCGACGGATTTTCCTGACCGAAGGAGCCATCATCGCTTTAACTGGTGCTTTCACCGGATTGGCAATCGGCGTTTTTATCTGTCTGGCGCAGGAACAATATGGCTTCATCGGCATGGGAACTGTAAGCTCGATAATCGATGCCTATCCGGTTCGTCTTGACAGTAGTGACATCATTATGACTGCCGTTCTGGTGATTGTGGTAACTTTTCTGACGTCGTGGTTCCCGGCTCAACGGGCCGCTAATGTGAAGTAA
- a CDS encoding mevalonate kinase family protein: MISSFTPSPITASTPGRICLFGEHQDYLGLPVIAAAISRRIQVRAQRVSSRGFRLNLPDIKKAVNIPFDGLPLPYPDIRDYFRSAVNVLLREGFLFSAGIEGEVHGNIPINSGTSSSSALLVTWLNVLTQLADEPRQLAQEQLAELAYVAEVLEFGEPGGMMDHYSTAVGDVIYLESTPTISLRKFHPKLGTFVLGDSQEPKDTIGILKRVKFGMLDIISRLNAVNSTFSLHYSPLTEATEFKDILSKDEYILLKGNLANRDILRDALAVLDTPSGTTDEIDHFRFGKLLTEHQNNLRDAQRISTPKINRMIDAALTAGALGGKINGSGGGGCMFAYAPENPELVAEAIEREGGKAYVITVDRGTMISP; encoded by the coding sequence TTGATTTCGTCGTTTACTCCCTCTCCCATAACTGCTTCAACGCCTGGTCGTATCTGCCTCTTCGGCGAACACCAGGATTACCTGGGATTGCCAGTCATTGCCGCTGCCATTTCGCGCCGTATTCAGGTTCGGGCACAACGCGTTAGCTCGCGGGGTTTCCGGCTAAATCTACCCGATATAAAGAAGGCTGTCAATATTCCGTTTGACGGCCTTCCATTGCCTTACCCAGACATTCGCGATTATTTTCGATCGGCCGTGAATGTGCTGCTTCGCGAAGGCTTTCTGTTTTCAGCGGGTATCGAAGGTGAAGTTCATGGGAATATCCCAATCAATTCGGGTACATCGAGTTCATCGGCCTTGCTGGTTACCTGGCTCAATGTGCTGACTCAGCTTGCCGATGAACCGCGTCAGTTAGCTCAGGAACAATTGGCGGAGTTAGCTTATGTGGCCGAAGTTCTGGAATTTGGGGAACCTGGGGGTATGATGGATCACTATTCCACCGCTGTTGGCGATGTCATCTATCTGGAGTCAACGCCAACAATTTCACTTCGTAAATTCCATCCAAAACTCGGCACGTTCGTTCTTGGCGACTCTCAGGAGCCAAAAGACACAATTGGAATTCTGAAACGGGTCAAGTTTGGCATGCTTGACATTATTTCAAGACTTAACGCCGTTAACTCAACGTTCTCGCTGCATTATTCTCCGCTAACCGAAGCAACTGAGTTCAAGGATATTCTGAGCAAAGACGAGTACATTCTCCTAAAAGGCAATCTGGCTAACCGCGATATTCTACGCGATGCTCTTGCTGTTTTGGATACACCATCGGGAACGACGGACGAAATCGATCACTTCCGTTTTGGCAAGTTACTAACCGAACATCAGAACAATTTACGCGACGCCCAACGCATCAGCACGCCGAAAATTAATCGGATGATCGATGCGGCTCTCACGGCCGGAGCGTTAGGGGGTAAAATCAATGGCTCGGGTGGAGGTGGCTGTATGTTTGCCTACGCACCCGAAAACCCGGAACTGGTTGCAGAAGCTATTGAGCGCGAAGGTGGTAAAGCGTATGTGATTACAGTAGATAGGGGAACAATGATTAGCCCGTAA